Proteins encoded by one window of Azospirillum brasilense:
- a CDS encoding STY0301 family protein: protein MLRTLPLLAVLAVATTGPAVANEVRCPPSLTVQAQPEAPGGWSPYPAKDQHAFAGVALVEGDRTAQMTSPSPAALEPDRSLRRGRSEVRQWDFPAARRDSVFLICRYNGTQATLAIDLPRTVRRCQITEETDARGMVLDKPATAPQFLCH from the coding sequence ATGCTCCGCACCCTCCCCCTCCTGGCGGTCCTCGCCGTCGCCACCACCGGCCCCGCCGTCGCCAACGAGGTCCGCTGCCCGCCCAGCCTGACCGTGCAGGCTCAGCCGGAGGCGCCCGGCGGCTGGTCGCCCTACCCGGCGAAGGACCAGCACGCCTTTGCGGGCGTCGCGCTGGTGGAGGGCGACCGGACGGCGCAGATGACGTCTCCCTCCCCGGCGGCGCTGGAGCCGGACCGCAGCCTGCGGCGGGGCCGCTCGGAGGTCCGGCAATGGGACTTCCCCGCCGCCCGGCGCGACAGCGTCTTCCTGATCTGCCGTTACAACGGAACGCAGGCCACGCTGGCCATCGACCTGCCGCGCACCGTGCGGCGCTGCCAGATCACCGAGGAGACCGACGCGCGCGGCATGGTCCTCGACAAGCCGGCGACAGCGCCGCAGTTCCTCTGCCACTGA
- the gltX gene encoding glutamate--tRNA ligase — protein sequence MTVVTRFAPSPTGFLHIGGARTALFNWLYARRNGGTYLLRIEDTDRQRSTDAAVDAILDGLTWLGLDWDGDAVSQFARKDRHAEVAQQMLAAGRAYYCYASPEELEEMRAAQKAAGQPVRYDGRWRDRDPSEAPAGVKPVIRLKAPQEGETVLKDRVQGEVTVQNAQLDDLILLRADGTPTYLLAVVVDDHDMGVTHVIRGDDHLTNTFRQIQIYNAMGWDLPEFGHIPLIHGPDGAKLSKRHGALGVDAYRDMGYLPEAIRNYLLRLGWAHGDDEIISTEQAVEWFNLEGIGRSPSRFDFAKLENLNAHYMRQADDARLVGLAAPRLEAELGRALTESERDLLTRAMNGLKQRARTVVDLAQSARFYLAARPLAMDEKAAALLDEKGRGVLTDLAARFEAEADFTAAALEALVRAFAEERGEKLGKIAQPLRAALTGSTVSPPIFEVAELLGRAETLARMKDAATAARG from the coding sequence ATGACCGTCGTCACCCGTTTCGCCCCGTCGCCCACCGGCTTTCTCCACATCGGCGGTGCCCGCACCGCGCTGTTCAACTGGCTGTACGCCCGCCGCAACGGTGGCACGTACCTGTTGCGCATCGAGGACACCGACCGCCAGCGCTCGACGGACGCCGCGGTGGACGCCATTCTCGACGGCCTGACCTGGCTCGGCCTCGACTGGGACGGCGACGCGGTCAGCCAGTTCGCCCGCAAGGACCGCCACGCCGAGGTGGCGCAGCAGATGCTGGCCGCCGGCCGCGCCTATTACTGCTACGCGAGCCCCGAGGAGTTGGAGGAGATGCGCGCCGCCCAGAAGGCCGCCGGCCAGCCGGTGCGCTACGACGGGCGCTGGCGCGACCGCGACCCGTCGGAGGCGCCGGCCGGCGTGAAGCCGGTGATCCGCCTGAAGGCGCCGCAGGAGGGCGAGACGGTTCTGAAGGACCGCGTCCAGGGCGAGGTGACGGTGCAGAACGCCCAGCTCGACGACCTGATCCTGCTGCGCGCCGACGGCACCCCGACCTATCTGCTGGCGGTGGTGGTGGACGACCACGACATGGGCGTCACCCACGTCATCCGCGGCGACGACCATCTGACCAACACCTTCCGCCAGATCCAGATCTACAACGCCATGGGCTGGGACCTGCCGGAGTTCGGCCACATCCCGCTGATCCACGGTCCGGACGGCGCCAAGCTGTCGAAGCGCCACGGCGCGCTGGGCGTCGACGCCTACCGCGACATGGGCTACCTGCCGGAGGCGATCCGCAACTACCTGCTGCGGCTCGGCTGGGCGCACGGCGACGACGAGATCATCTCGACCGAACAGGCCGTGGAGTGGTTCAACCTGGAGGGCATCGGGCGCTCCCCCTCGCGCTTCGACTTCGCCAAGCTGGAGAACCTGAACGCCCACTACATGCGGCAGGCCGACGACGCCCGCCTCGTGGGTCTGGCCGCGCCGCGGCTTGAAGCCGAGCTTGGCCGCGCGCTGACCGAGTCGGAGCGCGATCTGCTGACCCGCGCCATGAACGGGCTGAAGCAGCGCGCCCGCACCGTCGTCGATCTCGCCCAGAGCGCCCGCTTCTACCTCGCCGCCCGTCCGCTGGCGATGGACGAGAAGGCCGCCGCGCTGTTGGACGAGAAGGGCCGCGGCGTCCTGACCGACCTCGCCGCCCGTTTCGAGGCGGAGGCGGATTTCACCGCCGCCGCGCTTGAGGCGCTGGTGCGCGCCTTCGCCGAGGAACGGGGCGAGAAGCTGGGCAAGATCGCCCAGCCGCTGCGCGCCGCGCTCACCGGTTCCACCGTGTCGCCGCCGATCTTCGAGGTGGCGGAGCTTCTCGGCCGGGCGGAAACGCTGGCCCGGATGAAGGATGCCGCAACTGCAGCACGGGGATAA
- the moaC gene encoding cyclic pyranopterin monophosphate synthase MoaC has translation MTDQPASGFTHFDAEGRAVMVDVSGKADTERTATARGSVLMQPETLALILQGGVKKGDVLSVARLAGIMGAKRTPDLIPLCHPLMLTSVKVDLTCDPERNAVDITATCKLRGQTGVEMEALTAVSIAALTVYDMCKAVDRGMTITEVTLLHKAGGKSGEWGSAA, from the coding sequence ATGACCGACCAGCCCGCGAGCGGCTTCACCCATTTCGACGCCGAGGGCCGCGCGGTGATGGTGGACGTGTCCGGCAAGGCCGACACGGAACGAACGGCGACCGCCCGCGGCTCCGTCCTGATGCAGCCGGAAACGCTGGCGCTCATCCTGCAAGGCGGCGTCAAGAAGGGCGACGTCCTGTCGGTGGCCCGGCTGGCCGGCATCATGGGGGCCAAGCGCACGCCGGACCTGATCCCGCTGTGCCACCCGCTGATGCTGACCTCGGTCAAGGTGGACCTGACCTGCGACCCCGAGCGCAACGCCGTGGACATCACCGCCACCTGCAAGCTGAGGGGGCAGACCGGGGTGGAGATGGAGGCGCTGACCGCCGTGTCGATCGCCGCACTCACCGTCTACGACATGTGCAAGGCGGTGGACCGCGGCATGACCATCACCGAGGTGACGCTGCTCCACAAGGCCGGCGGCAAGAGCGGCGAATGGGGGAGCGCGGCCTGA
- a CDS encoding ComEC/Rec2 family competence protein: MAHGVEEGIAGGMAAEEGDAAPVRRGVATRLAAAALGCLAAERERWALWLPVGTGAGVALYFGLSAEPPPWLGPGAAAGCLVLLWLARRRLAPVVLLLGLLSVALGFAAAQLHSLAAAAPMLTRELGPVQVTGRVLAVERQPTGARLMIGEPTVERLAPEATPERVRLHLPAKVTPPEAGTVVRLRAMLHPPAAPAEPGAFDLQRRAYFEGFGAVGFVMGAPVVQEAPPPGGWRRVTVAFERARAAIAERVRAAVTDPAEASVTAALLNGDAAAIPEPMMDAFRDSGLAHLLSISGLHVGIAAGIVFWVVRALLALAPWIALRWPIKKIAALAGILSAILYTLLVGAPLPTLRSVLMTGLVMGAVIADRSPISMRLVAFAGIVTVLYDPEGMLGPSFQMSFAAVVALIAAFERFTPWAVSRRREMGWLGKGAMTLGGIAFSSVVATVATTPYGLYHFQQVAFYGVLSNMVAIPITTVWIMPLSLLSYLLLPFGLEGPAVTAMSWGVRLVIETAERTAALPGATAFLPAMPDAAIAAVTLGGLWLAIWTGRWRWLGLVALAGGMVAPAFAPRPDILVSEDGKLMAVRSAEGILSLSTASDGRVANSWRRRDGMEKPEDKAGQDVWPLAGVSLDGRLRCDALGCLYRAQGKTVALLRQPDALPEDCAVADAVVTAVPSRGCRAPLVIDHWRLRREGAHALTLSDQGIGVESVRGRRGDRPWTMGGMRPDRKTGAR, from the coding sequence ATGGCCCACGGGGTTGAAGAGGGCATAGCCGGGGGTATGGCGGCGGAGGAGGGCGATGCCGCTCCGGTCCGTCGCGGCGTCGCCACGCGCCTTGCCGCGGCGGCTCTGGGATGCCTCGCCGCGGAGCGGGAGCGCTGGGCGCTTTGGCTGCCGGTGGGAACCGGGGCGGGCGTGGCGCTGTATTTCGGCCTGTCCGCCGAGCCGCCGCCCTGGCTGGGGCCGGGCGCTGCGGCTGGCTGTCTGGTTCTGCTGTGGCTGGCGCGGCGGCGTCTGGCGCCGGTCGTCCTGCTGTTGGGGTTGTTGAGCGTCGCTCTGGGCTTCGCCGCGGCGCAACTGCACAGCCTGGCGGCGGCGGCGCCGATGCTGACGCGCGAGCTTGGCCCGGTGCAGGTCACCGGGCGGGTGCTGGCGGTCGAACGGCAGCCCACCGGCGCGCGGCTGATGATCGGGGAGCCGACGGTGGAGCGGCTGGCCCCGGAAGCGACGCCGGAGCGGGTGCGCCTGCATCTGCCGGCCAAGGTGACCCCGCCGGAGGCCGGGACGGTGGTCCGGCTGCGCGCCATGCTCCACCCGCCGGCCGCCCCGGCGGAGCCGGGGGCGTTCGACCTGCAGCGGCGCGCCTATTTCGAAGGCTTTGGCGCGGTCGGCTTCGTCATGGGGGCCCCCGTCGTGCAGGAGGCGCCGCCGCCCGGCGGCTGGCGCCGGGTGACCGTGGCCTTCGAGCGGGCGCGCGCCGCCATCGCCGAGCGGGTGCGCGCCGCCGTGACCGACCCCGCGGAGGCCAGCGTCACCGCCGCCCTGCTGAACGGCGACGCGGCGGCGATTCCCGAGCCGATGATGGACGCCTTCCGCGACAGCGGTCTGGCGCACCTCCTGTCCATTTCCGGCCTGCATGTCGGCATCGCCGCCGGGATCGTCTTCTGGGTGGTGCGGGCGCTGCTGGCGCTGGCTCCCTGGATCGCGCTGCGCTGGCCGATCAAGAAGATCGCGGCGCTGGCCGGCATCCTGTCGGCGATCCTTTACACGCTGCTGGTGGGGGCGCCCTTGCCGACGCTGCGGTCGGTGCTGATGACCGGCCTCGTCATGGGTGCGGTCATCGCCGACCGGTCGCCGATCAGCATGCGGCTGGTCGCCTTCGCCGGCATCGTCACCGTCCTCTACGACCCGGAGGGGATGCTGGGGCCGAGCTTCCAGATGTCCTTCGCGGCGGTCGTCGCCCTGATCGCCGCCTTCGAGCGTTTCACGCCCTGGGCGGTGAGCCGGCGGCGCGAGATGGGCTGGCTCGGCAAGGGCGCCATGACGCTGGGCGGCATCGCCTTTTCCAGCGTGGTGGCGACGGTCGCAACGACGCCCTACGGGCTCTATCATTTCCAGCAGGTCGCCTTTTACGGCGTGCTGTCCAACATGGTGGCGATCCCCATCACGACGGTGTGGATCATGCCCTTGAGCCTGCTCTCCTACCTGCTGTTGCCCTTCGGGCTGGAGGGGCCGGCGGTGACGGCGATGAGTTGGGGCGTCCGGCTGGTCATCGAAACGGCGGAGCGGACCGCGGCGCTGCCCGGAGCGACGGCGTTCCTGCCGGCCATGCCGGACGCCGCCATCGCGGCGGTCACGCTGGGCGGGCTGTGGCTGGCCATCTGGACGGGGCGCTGGCGCTGGCTGGGGCTGGTGGCCTTGGCTGGCGGTATGGTCGCCCCGGCCTTTGCGCCGCGGCCCGACATTCTGGTGTCGGAGGACGGAAAATTGATGGCCGTGCGCAGCGCGGAGGGGATTCTCAGCCTCTCCACCGCCAGCGACGGGCGGGTCGCCAACAGCTGGAGGCGGCGCGACGGCATGGAGAAGCCGGAGGACAAGGCCGGTCAGGATGTCTGGCCGCTCGCCGGTGTCAGCCTCGACGGGCGGCTGCGCTGCGACGCCCTGGGCTGCCTCTACCGCGCGCAGGGAAAGACCGTGGCGCTGCTGCGCCAGCCGGACGCCTTGCCGGAGGATTGCGCGGTGGCCGATGCGGTGGTGACCGCGGTTCCGTCGCGCGGGTGCCGGGCGCCGCTGGTCATCGACCATTGGCGCTTGCGGCGGGAGGGCGCACACGCGCTCACCCTGTCGGACCAGGGTATCGGGGTGGAAAGCGTGCGTGGGCGGCGCGGCGACCGCCCCTGGACGATGGGCGGGATGCGGCCCGACAGAAAGACCGGGGCGCGCTGA
- the lexA gene encoding transcriptional repressor LexA — MLTRKQHELLLFINERLGQGGVSPSFDEMKDALNLKSKSGIHRLITGLEERGFIRRLPHRARALEVLRLPEGLETARPRPPRAKFQPNVIKGDFSFAGREANPASESVQLPLYGRIAAGTPIEALRDSSAFVDIPAAMLGMGDHYALEVAGDSMVEAGILDHDTVVIQRCDSAENGSIVVALVDDAEVTLKRLRRKGNTVALEPANAAYETRIFGADRVRVQGRLVGLVRKY, encoded by the coding sequence ATGCTCACGCGCAAGCAGCATGAATTGCTGCTTTTCATCAACGAGCGGCTCGGGCAGGGCGGTGTGTCCCCTTCCTTCGACGAAATGAAGGACGCTCTCAACCTGAAGTCCAAGTCGGGCATCCACCGCCTGATCACCGGGCTGGAGGAGCGCGGCTTCATCCGCCGCCTGCCCCACCGCGCCCGCGCGCTGGAGGTGCTGCGCCTGCCGGAGGGGCTGGAGACCGCCCGCCCCCGGCCGCCGCGCGCCAAGTTCCAGCCCAACGTCATCAAGGGCGACTTCAGCTTCGCAGGGCGGGAAGCGAATCCGGCGTCCGAATCGGTTCAGCTTCCGCTCTACGGCCGGATCGCCGCCGGCACGCCCATCGAGGCGCTGCGCGACAGCTCCGCCTTCGTGGACATTCCGGCCGCCATGCTCGGCATGGGCGACCACTACGCGCTGGAGGTCGCCGGCGATTCCATGGTGGAGGCCGGCATCCTCGACCATGACACGGTGGTCATCCAGCGCTGCGACAGCGCGGAGAACGGCTCGATCGTCGTCGCCCTGGTCGATGACGCCGAGGTCACGCTGAAGCGCCTGCGCCGCAAGGGCAACACCGTGGCGCTCGAACCGGCCAACGCCGCCTACGAGACCCGCATCTTCGGCGCCGACCGCGTCCGGGTGCAGGGCCGCCTCGTCGGTCTGGTGCGGAAGTACTGA
- a CDS encoding divergent polysaccharide deacetylase family protein, which translates to MPAAASGRAVPGRAVSPVLLALAGVIAVFAVALGARFILGRGAPETETVVEREAPVIAPAAPIKAPPPKVAEAPPPPPPPPVREAEPAPAPVPAPPPQVTEAPSPVPVPAPPPPPALTPKPVVAMLPPPVAPLEPPKVAPGSPLWKKNALPFRAPPGKPAIAIVIDDMGVDRKRSNRTVSLPAPLTLAWLPYAHELPAQARAARAAGHELMLHLPMEPSGSADPGPQALRVSLDKGEILRRTKAALDSFDGYVGVNNHMGSRFTADSAAMAPVLGEIARRGLLWLDSRTTAKSAGLTLARELQMPFAGRDIFLDNEMTVPAVRAQLAKTEQVARRQGYAIAIGHPHDATIDALASWMPEVQKRGFVLVPVSAVVRAHHAGG; encoded by the coding sequence GTGCCGGCCGCCGCGTCCGGACGGGCGGTGCCGGGGCGCGCCGTATCGCCGGTTCTGCTGGCGCTGGCCGGTGTGATCGCGGTCTTCGCTGTGGCGCTCGGCGCCCGTTTCATCCTCGGGCGCGGCGCGCCGGAGACGGAGACCGTCGTGGAGCGGGAGGCGCCGGTCATCGCTCCCGCGGCTCCGATCAAGGCTCCGCCGCCCAAGGTCGCCGAGGCACCGCCCCCACCGCCGCCGCCGCCGGTTCGCGAGGCCGAACCCGCTCCGGCGCCCGTTCCCGCGCCACCGCCCCAGGTGACCGAGGCCCCGTCGCCCGTTCCGGTGCCCGCACCGCCCCCGCCGCCGGCACTGACGCCGAAGCCGGTGGTGGCGATGCTGCCGCCCCCCGTCGCCCCGCTGGAACCGCCCAAGGTGGCGCCAGGATCGCCGCTGTGGAAGAAGAACGCGCTGCCCTTCCGCGCCCCGCCGGGCAAGCCGGCCATCGCCATTGTCATCGACGACATGGGCGTGGACCGCAAACGTTCGAACCGCACGGTGTCGTTGCCGGCGCCGCTGACGCTGGCCTGGCTGCCCTACGCCCACGAATTGCCCGCCCAGGCCCGCGCCGCCCGCGCCGCCGGGCACGAGCTGATGCTGCATCTTCCCATGGAGCCCAGCGGCTCGGCCGATCCGGGGCCGCAGGCGCTGCGCGTGTCGCTCGACAAGGGGGAGATCCTGCGCCGGACCAAGGCGGCGCTCGACAGCTTCGACGGCTATGTCGGGGTGAACAACCACATGGGCAGCCGCTTCACCGCCGATTCCGCGGCCATGGCGCCCGTGCTGGGAGAGATCGCGCGGCGCGGCCTGTTGTGGCTGGACAGCCGGACCACCGCGAAGAGCGCCGGCCTGACCCTCGCGCGGGAGCTTCAGATGCCCTTCGCCGGGCGCGACATCTTCCTCGACAACGAGATGACCGTGCCGGCGGTGCGCGCCCAGCTCGCCAAGACGGAGCAGGTGGCGCGCCGCCAAGGCTACGCCATCGCCATCGGCCACCCGCACGATGCGACAATCGACGCACTGGCCTCCTGGATGCCGGAGGTGCAGAAACGCGGCTTCGTCCTGGTTCCGGTCAGCGCCGTCGTGCGCGCCCATCACGCCGGCGGGTGA
- a CDS encoding anthranilate synthase component II — protein sequence MLLLIDNYDSFTYNLVHYLGELGAELDVRRNDSLTVEEAMALRPEGIVLSPGPCDPDKAGICLPLIDAAAKAGVPLMGVCLGHQAIGQAFGGTVLRAPVPMHGKVDRMFHQGRGVLKDLPSPFRATRYHSLIVERATLPACLEVTGETEDGLIMALSHRELPIHGVQFHPESIESEHGHKILENFLNTTRRLETAA from the coding sequence ATGCTGCTGCTCATCGATAATTACGACAGCTTCACCTACAACCTCGTCCATTACCTGGGCGAACTGGGCGCCGAACTGGACGTCCGCCGCAACGACAGCCTGACGGTGGAGGAGGCCATGGCGCTCCGCCCCGAGGGGATCGTGCTGTCGCCCGGCCCCTGCGACCCGGACAAGGCGGGCATCTGCCTGCCGCTGATCGACGCCGCCGCCAAGGCGGGCGTTCCGCTGATGGGCGTGTGCCTGGGCCATCAGGCCATCGGGCAGGCCTTCGGCGGCACGGTGCTGCGCGCGCCGGTGCCGATGCACGGCAAGGTCGACCGCATGTTCCACCAGGGGCGCGGCGTCCTGAAGGACCTGCCCTCGCCCTTCCGGGCCACCCGCTACCATTCGCTGATCGTCGAGCGCGCCACCCTGCCCGCCTGCCTGGAGGTGACCGGCGAGACGGAGGACGGCCTGATCATGGCGCTGTCCCACCGCGAGCTGCCGATCCACGGTGTGCAGTTCCACCCGGAAAGCATCGAGAGCGAGCACGGGCACAAGATCCTGGAGAACTTCCTGAACACGACCCGCCGGCTGGAGACCGCCGCATGA
- the trpC gene encoding indole-3-glycerol phosphate synthase TrpC yields the protein MSDVLTRICDDKRALVQARKSARPLSAVEDAARAADPARGFIRALRRTVDGGRYGLIAEIKKASPSKGLIRPDFDPPSLARAYREGGATCLSVLTDEPYFQGCDDYLLSARAAVDLPVLRKDFMVDPYQIAESRALGADCILIIMAALSDAQAAEIEDAALAWGLDVLVEVHNREELDRALALKTPLLGVNNRNLKTLAVDIATTEELAAHVPADRMLVAESGLYSPADLSRMAAVGARCFLVGESLMRQKDVTAATRALLA from the coding sequence ATGAGCGACGTCCTGACCCGCATCTGCGACGACAAGCGCGCGCTGGTCCAAGCCCGCAAGTCCGCCCGCCCGCTGTCCGCGGTGGAGGACGCCGCCCGCGCCGCCGACCCGGCGCGCGGCTTCATCCGCGCCCTGCGCCGCACGGTGGACGGGGGCCGCTACGGCCTGATCGCCGAGATCAAGAAGGCCAGCCCGTCGAAGGGCCTGATCCGTCCGGACTTCGACCCGCCGTCGCTGGCCCGCGCCTACCGCGAGGGCGGCGCCACCTGCCTGTCGGTGCTGACCGACGAGCCCTATTTCCAGGGCTGCGACGACTATCTGCTGTCCGCCCGCGCCGCGGTGGACCTGCCGGTGCTGCGCAAGGACTTCATGGTCGATCCCTACCAGATCGCCGAATCCCGCGCGCTGGGCGCTGACTGCATCCTGATCATCATGGCGGCGCTGAGCGACGCGCAGGCCGCCGAGATCGAGGACGCCGCCCTCGCCTGGGGCCTCGACGTGCTGGTCGAGGTGCACAACCGCGAGGAGCTGGACCGCGCGCTGGCGCTGAAGACTCCGCTTCTGGGGGTGAACAACCGGAACCTGAAGACTCTGGCGGTGGACATCGCCACGACGGAGGAACTGGCGGCCCACGTGCCCGCCGACCGGATGCTGGTCGCCGAAAGCGGCCTCTACAGCCCGGCGGACCTGTCGCGCATGGCGGCGGTCGGCGCGCGCTGCTTCCTGGTCGGTGAATCGCTGATGCGGCAGAAGGATGTGACCGCGGCCACCCGCGCCCTGCTCGCCTGA
- a CDS encoding GNAT family N-acetyltransferase: MSIALESPLQDEVVQLIEELDRYLGDLYPAESNHLLDLQSLAKPDIRFLVARRSGTVVGCGAVRIDTEGGYGEVKRMFVQPTARGGQIGRRLLERIEDEARGAGLSLLRLETGVYQDEAIALYRKQGFADRGPFGPYGPDPLSLFMEKPL; this comes from the coding sequence GTGAGCATTGCCCTTGAAAGTCCGCTCCAGGACGAGGTGGTTCAGCTCATCGAGGAGCTGGACCGCTATCTGGGCGACCTTTACCCGGCCGAGAGCAACCATCTGCTCGACCTGCAGTCGCTGGCCAAGCCGGACATCCGCTTCCTGGTCGCCCGGCGGTCGGGAACCGTGGTCGGCTGCGGGGCCGTGCGCATCGACACCGAGGGCGGCTATGGCGAGGTCAAGCGGATGTTCGTCCAGCCGACCGCACGCGGCGGCCAGATCGGACGCCGCCTTCTGGAACGCATCGAGGACGAGGCGCGCGGCGCCGGCCTGTCGCTGCTGCGGCTGGAAACCGGCGTCTATCAGGACGAGGCCATCGCGCTATACCGCAAGCAGGGCTTCGCCGACCGCGGCCCCTTCGGCCCCTACGGCCCGGACCCGCTGAGCCTGTTCATGGAGAAACCCCTATGA
- a CDS encoding molybdopterin molybdotransferase MoeA — protein MLQVGEARARILAAFTALPAETVPLPDALGRVLAEPAVARLTQPPFAAAAMDGWAVRAADIVQASETAPVTLRRIGESAAGHAFAGSLGAGEAVRIFTGAPLPAGADAVVMQEDCEDAGDRVRVGRAVPAGRFIRPAGLDFTAGEELLPKGRLLTARDVALAAAANLPWLRVHRRPRVAVLATGDEIALPGDPLGPSQIVSSNALGLCALVTSQGGLAHNLGVARDDPEHLAAMAAGAAGCDVLVTTGGASQGEHDHVRDVLGGLSLDFYRVAMKPGKPLIFGTANGVPLLGLPGNPVSTGVAAVLFLVPVLRRLQGLPAENATLAARLGAPLKANDDRTDFLRATLSTGADGEPVATPFPRQDSAMMSRLARADALIVREPQATAAAVGDRVTVIPLSGGVLSL, from the coding sequence ATGCTGCAGGTCGGTGAAGCCCGCGCCCGCATCCTCGCCGCCTTCACCGCCCTGCCGGCGGAGACGGTGCCGCTGCCCGACGCGCTGGGGCGCGTCCTGGCGGAGCCCGCCGTCGCCCGGCTGACCCAGCCGCCCTTCGCCGCCGCCGCCATGGACGGCTGGGCCGTCCGCGCCGCCGACATCGTCCAGGCGTCGGAGACTGCGCCCGTCACCCTGCGCCGGATCGGCGAGTCGGCGGCCGGCCACGCCTTCGCCGGATCGCTCGGCGCGGGCGAGGCCGTGCGCATCTTCACCGGCGCCCCCCTGCCCGCCGGGGCCGACGCCGTGGTGATGCAGGAGGATTGCGAGGACGCCGGGGATCGCGTGCGCGTCGGGCGCGCCGTGCCCGCGGGCCGCTTCATCCGCCCCGCCGGTCTGGACTTCACCGCGGGAGAGGAGTTGCTTCCCAAGGGACGGCTGCTCACCGCCCGTGACGTCGCCCTGGCCGCCGCGGCCAACCTGCCCTGGCTGCGCGTCCACCGTCGCCCGCGGGTCGCCGTGCTCGCCACCGGGGACGAGATCGCCCTGCCCGGCGATCCGCTGGGTCCGAGCCAGATCGTCAGCTCCAACGCGCTCGGCCTGTGCGCGCTGGTCACCAGCCAGGGCGGGCTCGCCCACAACCTCGGCGTGGCCAGGGACGATCCGGAGCATCTCGCCGCCATGGCCGCCGGGGCGGCCGGCTGCGACGTGCTGGTGACCACGGGCGGCGCCTCGCAAGGCGAACACGACCATGTGCGCGACGTGCTGGGCGGGCTGTCGCTGGACTTCTACCGGGTCGCCATGAAGCCCGGCAAACCGTTGATCTTCGGCACGGCGAACGGCGTGCCGCTGCTCGGCCTGCCCGGCAACCCGGTCTCCACCGGGGTCGCCGCCGTGCTGTTCCTGGTGCCCGTCCTCCGCCGTCTCCAGGGGCTGCCCGCCGAGAACGCCACGCTCGCGGCCCGGCTCGGCGCGCCGCTGAAGGCCAACGACGACCGCACGGATTTCCTGCGCGCCACCCTGTCCACCGGAGCGGACGGCGAGCCCGTCGCCACCCCCTTCCCGCGCCAGGACAGCGCGATGATGTCCCGGCTGGCCCGGGCCGACGCCCTGATCGTCCGCGAGCCGCAGGCAACCGCCGCCGCCGTGGGCGACCGCGTGACGGTGATCCCGTTGAGCGGCGGTGTCCTGTCGCTTTAA
- the trpD gene encoding anthranilate phosphoribosyltransferase — protein MSTPSAPHGDLTDMKAILAKVAAGNALNEPEAALAFDIIMSGNATPSQMGGFLMALRVRGETVDEITGAARVMRAKAIPVEAPDGTIDTCGTGGDGSGTYNISTAAAVVIAACGVPVAKHGNRAMSSKSGAADVLGALGVNLDCDMGLVRKALWDARIGFLMAPRHHLAMRNVGPTRVELGTRTIFNLLGPLSNPASAKRQLLGVYARQWVEPLAHVLKRLGSEAAWVVHGSDGLDEITTTGPTTVAQLKDGEVTVFEIEPEQAGIFRARPELLKGGDAHVNAEAIRALFDGAQGAYRDIVLLNAAAALHVAGKAGDLKEGVERARDAIDSGAARAVLQHLVSITNSSATNEPVAAP, from the coding sequence ATGAGCACGCCGTCCGCGCCGCACGGCGACCTGACCGACATGAAGGCGATCCTCGCCAAGGTCGCCGCCGGCAACGCCCTGAACGAGCCGGAGGCCGCGCTGGCCTTCGACATCATCATGTCGGGCAACGCCACCCCGTCGCAGATGGGCGGCTTCCTGATGGCGCTGCGGGTGCGCGGCGAGACGGTGGACGAGATCACCGGGGCCGCCCGCGTCATGCGCGCCAAGGCGATCCCGGTGGAGGCCCCGGACGGCACCATCGACACCTGCGGCACCGGCGGCGACGGCTCGGGCACCTACAACATCTCCACCGCCGCCGCGGTCGTCATCGCCGCCTGCGGCGTGCCGGTGGCCAAGCACGGCAACCGCGCCATGTCGTCCAAGTCGGGCGCCGCCGACGTGCTGGGTGCCCTGGGCGTCAACCTCGACTGCGACATGGGTCTGGTGCGCAAGGCTCTGTGGGACGCGCGCATCGGCTTCCTGATGGCGCCGCGCCACCACCTCGCCATGCGCAACGTCGGCCCGACCCGCGTCGAGCTGGGCACCCGCACCATCTTCAACCTGCTGGGACCGCTGTCCAACCCGGCCAGCGCCAAGCGCCAGCTTCTCGGCGTCTACGCCAGGCAATGGGTGGAGCCTCTGGCCCATGTGCTGAAGCGGCTGGGGTCGGAGGCCGCCTGGGTCGTCCATGGCTCCGACGGGCTGGACGAGATCACCACCACCGGCCCGACCACCGTCGCCCAGTTGAAGGACGGCGAGGTCACGGTCTTCGAGATCGAGCCGGAGCAGGCCGGCATCTTCCGCGCCCGGCCAGAGCTTCTGAAGGGCGGCGACGCCCATGTGAACGCCGAGGCCATCCGCGCGCTGTTCGACGGCGCCCAGGGCGCCTACCGCGACATCGTTCTGCTGAACGCCGCCGCCGCGCTGCACGTCGCGGGCAAGGCCGGCGACCTGAAGGAGGGCGTCGAGCGGGCCCGCGACGCCATCGACAGCGGGGCGGCCCGCGCCGTGCTCCAGCACCTTGTTTCCATCACCAACTCGTCCGCCACCAACGAACCGGTTGCCGCGCCATGA